In Carya illinoinensis cultivar Pawnee chromosome 9, C.illinoinensisPawnee_v1, whole genome shotgun sequence, the following are encoded in one genomic region:
- the LOC122276739 gene encoding cysteine-rich repeat secretory protein 38-like, with the protein MIYSQIVKEDRGSEEMETFHFAIVCFILSALALSSCPCHGITNVNTSLQCSEADGSATENAFQTNLENLLDTLVVKVPVSNGFYKTETGKKSDKLYGLVQCRGDMSATDCANCTKNAVAAALKECPKSKQVCAWFTWCFLRYSNQNVFGIMDETSVAITNNTDFDDPSVVSKGIYFMGGLASTAPNQPHMFQKAVLDVGQSGKRYGMAQCTLDINRADCGKCLDSQLALFRTIIGNKRGWETYGSSCFMWYHDYLFYFNISPPASEGARRPSSLIGVTSGVIIGMLALLAVV; encoded by the exons ATGATCTACTCCCAAATTGTCAAAGAGGACAGAGGCTCCGAGGAGATGGAAACATTCCATTTTGCTATAGTCTGTTTTATATTATCAGCTTTAGCTTTGTCAAGTTGTCCTTGCCATGGTATAACGAATGTCAATACAAGTTTGCAGTGCTCAGAAGCGGATGGTTCTGCCACTGAGAATGCATTCCAGACGAATCTCGAGAATCTGTTGGATACCCTTGTTGTGAAAGTGCCTGTATCCAACGGCTTCTATAAAACAGAAACTGGAAAGAAATCCGACAAGCTCTACGGACTCGTACAATGTAGAGGCGACATGTCTGCCACTGACTGTGCTAATTGCACCAAGAACGCCGTCGCAGCAGCCCTCAAGGAGTGTCCAAAGAGCAAACAGGTTTGTGCCTGGTTCACGTGGTGTTTTCTACGCTATTCTAATCAGAATGTTTTTGGAATTATGGATGAGACTTCAGTGGCCATCACCAATAATACTGATTTCGATGATCCTTCTGTGGTTTCTAAAGGAATTTACTTCATGGGTGGCCTTGCTTCCACAGCTCCTAATCAGCCTCATATGTTCCAGAAAGCGGTGTTGGATGTTGGACAAAGTGGGAAGAGGTATGGCATGGCTCAGTGCACTCTAGATATCAATAGGGCTGACTGTGGCAAGTGCTTGGATTCTCAATTGGCGTTGTTTAGGACAATTATTGGCAATAAAAGAGGTTGGGAAACGTACGGTTCTAGTTGTTTTATGTGGTACCACGACTACCTGTTTTACTTCAACATCTCGCCCCCTGCAAGTGAAG GTGCTCGAAGACCCTCTTCGCTTATAGGAGTTACAAGTGGCGTAATTATTGGAATGCTAGCACTTCTGGCAGTAGTCTAG
- the LOC122276740 gene encoding G-type lectin S-receptor-like serine/threonine-protein kinase At4g03230: MTDNGVEMQHFNLCTIKTATNNFSDANKLGEGGFGLVYKGKLTNGKEIAVKRLSMNSKQGLKEFENEVMLIVKLQHRNIVRLLGCCVEGDEKLLVYEYIPNTGLDAVLFDPSRCTELHWAKRANIINGIARGLQYLREESRLKIIHRDLKASNILLDAEMNPNISDFGTARIFGDNQIEANTNRVVGTYGYMAPEDAMEGLFSFKTDVYSFGVLMLEILSGKKNSGFYDLDSNMKFILTAWRLWSEGRGMELIDQILVDTCPEKEALRLIQIALLCLQEDPNLRPTMASVRLLLAASKSINIPQPLAPTFSIDRFATSDRSSTTGAGIGFATSDQSSKSGAAVAFARSD, encoded by the exons ATGACGGACAACGGTGTAGAAATGCAGCACTTCAACTTATGTACCATAAAAACTGCTACAAACAATTTCTCAGATGCGAATAAGCTCGGAGAAGGTGGTTTTGGCCTGGTTTACAAG GGCAAGCTGACTAATGGAAAGGAAATAGCAGTGAAGAGGCTTTCAATGAACTCAAAACAAGGTCTTAAAGAGTTCGAGAATGAAGTGATGTTAATTGTGAAACTTCAACATAGAAATATAGTGAGGCTCTTGGGATGCTGCGTGGAAGGAGATGAAAAGCTTTTAGTCTACGAGTACATTCCAAACACCGGTCTTGATGCCGTCCTGTTTG ATCCATCAAGATGCACAGAACTACACTGGGCTAAGCGAGCAAACATTATCAATGGGATCGCAAGGGGACTTCAATATCTACGTGAGGAATCTCGGCTCAAAATCATCCATCGGGATTTGAAAGCAAGCAATATATTGTTAGATGCTGAGATGAACCCAAATATTTCAGATTTCGGCACTGCTAGGATTTTTGGAGATAATCAAATAGAAGCCAACACTAACAGAGTCGTGGGTACATA TGGATACATGGCGCCAGAAGATGCAATGGAAGGACTATTTTCATTCAAGACGGATGTTTACAGCTTTGGAGTTCTAATGCTAGAAATCCTTAGTGGGAAAAAGAACAGTGGCTTCTACGATTTAGA CTCAAATATGAAGTTTATACTTACT GCATGGCGACTTTGGAGTGAAGGCAGAGGAATGGAGTTGATAGATCAGATCTTGGTCGACACATGTCCTGAAAAAGAGGCTCTGAGATTGATACAAATCGCATTGCTTTGTCTTCAGGAAGATCCTAATCTTAGACCTACAATGGCATCTGTCCGTCTCCTGCTTGCAGCAAGCAAATCGATAAACATTCCTCAGCCATTAGCACCTACGTTCTCTATAGATAGATTTGCGACATCTGATCGTTCTTCTACAACTGGGGCCGGGATAGGATTTGCCACCTCTGATCAATCTTCAAAATCCGGGGCCGCGGTAGCTTTTGCCAGATCTGATTAA